Genomic DNA from Hymenobacter jejuensis:
GAACTTTACCGGCGAGAAGGGCAAAGGCGGCATGGCCACCGAAGGCACTGGCAAAAATGCTTCCCGCGACTTAGGCCAAGGCTGGAAAGTAAGCCCAAGCGTGGTCATAAAATCTGGCCAGACCTTCACAGTAGCCGAAATCAACGGCTCGGGGGCTATTCAGCACATCTGGATGACGCCTACGGGTATTTGGCGCTTTTCCATCCTGCGCTTTTACTGGGACGACGAAAAGGAACCGTCGGTGGAGGTGCCGGTGGGCGACTTTTTCGGGATGGGCTGGGGCGAGTTTGCGACGCTCAATTCACTGCCCGTGACGGTAAATCCGGGTAGTGCTTTCAACTGCTATTGGCAAATGCCTTTCCGCAAAAAGTGCCGCATCACGCTGGAAAACCTGGACGAGAAGGATATGGTGCTTTATTACCAAGTTGATTACACGCTGACCGACGTGCCCAACGATGCGGCGTACTTCCACGCCCAGTTTCGGCGCGTCAACCCCATCCCTTACAAGCAGGTGTATACCATCGTGGACAACATCAAGGGCCGCGGGCAGTACGTGGGCACTTACATGGCGTGGGGCGTGAACAGCAACGACTGGTGGGGCGAAGGCGAAATCAAGTTTTTTCTGGACGGCGATAAGCAATTTCCGACCATAAACGACACAGGCACAGAGGATTATTTCTGCGGCTCTTACAACTTCGAGAACAAGAAAACCCATCAGTACCAGGAGTTTTCGACGCCTTACGCAGGCATGCCGCAGGTCATTCGCCCCGACGGGTTGTACCACGCCAATCAGCGTTTTGGCTTGTACCGCTGGCACATTCCCGACCCGGTTCGCTTCGAGAAGGACTTGCGCATCACCATTCAGGCGTTGGGCTGGCGCTACAACGGCCGGTATTTGCCGCTGCAAGACGATATTTCGTCGGTGGCTTACTGGTACCAGACCGAGCCGCACGCTGCCTTCCCAAAACTGCCTTCCAAAGATGATCTGGAGACAAAATAACGCATCCCTGCACCTTCCGCTCTATCCTAGTTCTATGCTTTTGAAGCGCATTTCGACACAGTTATGGCTGGCTGCGACGTTGTTAGCAGGCACGGCCCAGGCCCAACAGCTCCGCGCGCCGGCCTACCCGCTCGTCACCATCGACCCGTACACCAGCGTGTGGTCGTTTGGCGATCAGCTTTACGGGCAACCGACCAAGCACTGGACCGGCCGCACTCAAGGCTTACTCGGCTACCTGCGCGTGGACGGCAAAACGTATAACTTTCTGGGCAAACCCGACACGCCGCCTACTATGCTGGCGGCCAGCTCTGAAATCCAGCCCGCCACCTATCGCTACACCAACACGGCCCCACCCAGCGATTGGCAGAAACCTGCTTTCAACGCTACTACTTGGACGACCGGCAAAGGCTTGCTCACAACCGAAGACAACGCGCCGGGCGTCCACTCTAAATGGAAAGGAGATGACGTGTGGGTACGGCGCACCATTGAGCTAAAAGAGGCACCGAAAGGCTCGCTAAGCTTATACATGCTGCACGACGACGATGTAGACGTGTACCTCAATGGCGAACCGGCTTTCGCGTGTGCGCCCTGTTTTTCAGCTGAATACCAAGAGTTTCCGATTGCGGCGAAAGCTGCGGCTACTTTGCATAAAGGCCAGAATATCATAGCGTTGCATTGCAAGAACACCGGAGGCCCTGGCTTGCTGGATGTGGGCCTTGTGGGACCTAAACCAACCGATACGCGCCTGACCGCCACCCAGAAAGCGGTTCGGCTCACGGCTACCCAGACCAGCTACCAATTTGCCTGCGGACCCGTGCAGCTGGACGTAACGTTCACGTCGCCGTTGCTACTCGATGATTTAGCCGTTCTGTCGCGGCCCGCTTCGTATATCACGTTCCGTGCCCAGGCCACCGACGGCAAAACGCACGATGTGCAGCTATACATGGGCGCGTCGCCGCAACTGGCAATTAACACGCCGGGCCAAGTGGTGGAATGGCAGCGCAGCACCGCTGGCCCACTAACACTGCTCCGAACGGGCACCAAAGACCAGAATGTGTTGGGCACCAAGGGCGACAACGTCCGCATCGATTGGGGCTATGCGTATGTGGGAGTTGATAGCAAAGCGGCCACCACCCGCATCAGCGAGGCGAAAGTATCGCGGGCCGCTTTTCAGCAAACCGGAGCCTTGCCCAAAAATGACGATGCCCAAGCCTCCCGCGCCGCCAACGACCGACCGGTGGAGCTAGCGGCGGTATTTAATCTGGGTAAAATCGGGCAATCTTCTGTCAATCAACATATTATATTAGGCTACGACGATGTGTATTCGGTAGAATACTTCGGGCAGAAGCTGCGGGCATGGTGGCGCAAAGACGGCACCACGACCGAGCAAATGCTGCAAGCCGCTGAACGTGACTACGACCGTGTGGTAGCGGCTTGCACTAAGTTCGATAGCGACATGGCCCAGGAAGCGCAAGTTGCCGGAGGCTCGCAGTACGCGCAGCTTTGCGCTTTGGCCTACCGCCAATCCATCGCTGCGCATAAGTTGGTAGCCGGCCCAGATGGCAAACCGTTGTTTTTTTCCAAAGAGAATTTCAGCAACGGCTCCATCGGCACCGTAGACATTACCTATCCGTCGGCGCCGCTGTTTCTGCGCTACAACCCCACGCTACTCAAGGGCATGATGGACCCGATTTTCTACTACACCGAAAGCGGCAAGTGGACCAAGCCCTTTGCCGCGCACGACGTGGGCACCTACCCCCTGGCCACCGGCCAGACGTACGGCGAAGACATGCCCGTGGAGGAAAGCGGCAACATGCTCATCTTGGCCGCCGCCATTGCCGCCGCCGAAGGCAATGCCAACTATGCCAAGCAACATTGGCCGGCGCTTACTACCTGGGCACAGTACTTACAGAAAGCCGGTCTTGACCCGGAGAATCAGCTATGTACCGACGATTTCGCCGGCCACCTCGCCCACAACGCCAACCTTTCGGTGAAGGCCATTTTGGGATTGGCCAGCTACGGCCGATTAGCCGGCATGCAGGGCGACAATGCCACGGCCGCTACCTATCAGAAACTCGCTAAGGACATGGCGCAGCAATGGGTACAGATGGCTAAAGACGGCGACCACTACAGCCTGACGTTCGATCAGAAAGGCACTTGGAGCCAAAAGTATAACCTTGTGTGGGACAAGCTATTACGCTTGGACGTATTTCCAGCTGATATCGCCGCTACGGAGATCAACTATTACTTGACCAAGCAACAGCCCTACGGCTTGCCACTCGACAGCCGCAAAACCTACAGCAAGTCGGACTGGATACTCTGGACGGCGACCTTAGCTGACTCGCCCGCTGATTTTCAGAAGATTATTCAGCCTGTTTATCGCTACGCCAACGAAACCTCCGATCGCATTCCGCTCAGCGACTGGCACGAAACTACCGATGGCAAGTCGGTCGGGTTTCGGGCGCGCTCGGTGGTTGGCGGCTATTTTATTAAAATGCTGGAGAAAGACCTGGCTCGTAAGCCGTTGAAATAACTGCCTCATCCCTACCCCACCGCTATGCCACATTCCCGCCGCAATTTTCTGAAGTACGCTGCTGCCAGCGTTGGTTCTTCCTTACTGATGCACAACAGTTTAGCGGCCGCTGCGGCACGCACCTATACCAATCCGGTATATCCGCATTCTATGCCCGATCCGTTTGTGCTTAGCCACAAAGGCACTTACTACGCCTTTGGCACTGCTGGGCAAAACGCCAAGGACGGGCGCATTTTCAATCTGCTCACTTCGAAAAACTTAGTTGACTGGAAAGAGCTTGGGGGCGCGCTTACGCCGCCCGCCGGCTCGGAAAAGGCGGAGTTTTGGGCTCCGGAAGTTGTCTATCAGAACGGCACTTTTTACATGTATTACTCGCGTGGGGGCGGCGCCATTGGGGCTTCGGTGGGGCACCGGCTGCATGTGGCTACCAGCACCAAACCCGAAGGGCCGTATAAAGAAGTAGCGCTGCTCGACGTACCGGAAAGCAAGTTTACTATCGATGCCCATCCCTTTCAGGATACCGACGGCAAGTGGTACCTCTTCTATGCGCGCGACTTTATCGACACCGACAACGGTTACTTTCCCGGCA
This window encodes:
- a CDS encoding glutaminase family protein, which produces MLLKRISTQLWLAATLLAGTAQAQQLRAPAYPLVTIDPYTSVWSFGDQLYGQPTKHWTGRTQGLLGYLRVDGKTYNFLGKPDTPPTMLAASSEIQPATYRYTNTAPPSDWQKPAFNATTWTTGKGLLTTEDNAPGVHSKWKGDDVWVRRTIELKEAPKGSLSLYMLHDDDVDVYLNGEPAFACAPCFSAEYQEFPIAAKAAATLHKGQNIIALHCKNTGGPGLLDVGLVGPKPTDTRLTATQKAVRLTATQTSYQFACGPVQLDVTFTSPLLLDDLAVLSRPASYITFRAQATDGKTHDVQLYMGASPQLAINTPGQVVEWQRSTAGPLTLLRTGTKDQNVLGTKGDNVRIDWGYAYVGVDSKAATTRISEAKVSRAAFQQTGALPKNDDAQASRAANDRPVELAAVFNLGKIGQSSVNQHIILGYDDVYSVEYFGQKLRAWWRKDGTTTEQMLQAAERDYDRVVAACTKFDSDMAQEAQVAGGSQYAQLCALAYRQSIAAHKLVAGPDGKPLFFSKENFSNGSIGTVDITYPSAPLFLRYNPTLLKGMMDPIFYYTESGKWTKPFAAHDVGTYPLATGQTYGEDMPVEESGNMLILAAAIAAAEGNANYAKQHWPALTTWAQYLQKAGLDPENQLCTDDFAGHLAHNANLSVKAILGLASYGRLAGMQGDNATAATYQKLAKDMAQQWVQMAKDGDHYSLTFDQKGTWSQKYNLVWDKLLRLDVFPADIAATEINYYLTKQQPYGLPLDSRKTYSKSDWILWTATLADSPADFQKIIQPVYRYANETSDRIPLSDWHETTDGKSVGFRARSVVGGYFIKMLEKDLARKPLK
- a CDS encoding glycoside hydrolase family 172 protein, with the translated sequence MLKKKLFAMLLLGLAVLPALAQKFNGLGSNLSNIYRLSDAKTRSISPENFTGEKGKGGMATEGTGKNASRDLGQGWKVSPSVVIKSGQTFTVAEINGSGAIQHIWMTPTGIWRFSILRFYWDDEKEPSVEVPVGDFFGMGWGEFATLNSLPVTVNPGSAFNCYWQMPFRKKCRITLENLDEKDMVLYYQVDYTLTDVPNDAAYFHAQFRRVNPIPYKQVYTIVDNIKGRGQYVGTYMAWGVNSNDWWGEGEIKFFLDGDKQFPTINDTGTEDYFCGSYNFENKKTHQYQEFSTPYAGMPQVIRPDGLYHANQRFGLYRWHIPDPVRFEKDLRITIQALGWRYNGRYLPLQDDISSVAYWYQTEPHAAFPKLPSKDDLETK
- a CDS encoding glycoside hydrolase family 43 protein gives rise to the protein MPHSRRNFLKYAAASVGSSLLMHNSLAAAAARTYTNPVYPHSMPDPFVLSHKGTYYAFGTAGQNAKDGRIFNLLTSKNLVDWKELGGALTPPAGSEKAEFWAPEVVYQNGTFYMYYSRGGGAIGASVGHRLHVATSTKPEGPYKEVALLDVPESKFTIDAHPFQDTDGKWYLFYARDFIDTDNGYFPGTGLVVDRLTSMTKLANESRTVMRARHPWTVFEKNRTMPLYDNRTFAEWHTLEGPFVRKHNGKYYCFYSGANFLTPRYGVDYCEADTVMGPYRDTANDTGARVLHAVAGHVRGPGHHSHVIGPDGKTEYLVYHAWDAGMKERQMCIDKLAWTKEGPRCQGPTYTPQPIP